One window of Chloroflexus aggregans DSM 9485 genomic DNA carries:
- a CDS encoding ATP-binding protein translates to MRHVIHILRSRIQYTIILPYLALIVLVLLVGSGIAITLVAGSWQERFNNQLGQVARRLAEELALREISSIAYLGQIVYTAANADTGTPSVVEAMTLCDAEGLAAAVRGLWMLGQINENVSLDRLIIFDETGTTLLDWERSPTSGEPVQYASTNVAGLLSIEEVLRAEQTPSGANNVLGAPYSGLIAFRRPDGRDVVHFFTVAPVYTRAGEGETARLLGGVFIAQRLDHILMTLQARSQADVIAILANDGAVLVTTTPTNTQPALRLKPAQIETLVAMNEQGNCLDIGLLSGETATAVQPMTLLSCSLLTTVRLDEQEYQLVYAPFLIRGSQYGYFAAGLSRDVLLSVWTGSRNVVVGITVVLVVTSVLVGYGVARRITHPIDELVAVADAVSAGDFAQRSSVRDENELGRLALAFNQITAILLRLYETSRQLNQERRVEAVLQIATTSAVDLVPGIEAMALLPGPAGWSFRLRPAAPLPYATLTRYRWTALPPQEDRLTATIEAVCAEHGIVGLSTVPLRRDRQMVGMLIFAHTEQGVSASVLPHIQAIADMTAVTLVNAIEYELAQHESERQQAILAAIDDGVIVSDADGRIILLNTAAERLLQPIVPVHGELLLRDLPPEIRVSHSELFGRADRVIVVGKRFLTVRKTPMRQSNGDVVGEVMVLHDSTNAVQLDRAKTDVIATVAQELRFLLTDVRDYFDLLQSTSHQFDTEQRRALGNVRQRLLDIINLVNNMALLAQLEAGQVKVHLQATELAQLVETTISPLRTVFTERGVQITLALPLDLPMVMADRELLQHALYQVLDNARRYVTQGRILISAGAEGNDIWLSISDTGPAIPTDIVGRLFTQFQRTHDNSSQRGGWLGLPIARRLLELQGGSISVRSISGQGNAFTICLRRVEE, encoded by the coding sequence GTGCGCCACGTTATTCACATTCTCCGTTCACGTATTCAATACACGATCATTCTGCCCTATCTGGCGCTGATCGTTTTGGTCTTACTGGTCGGTTCGGGGATTGCCATTACATTGGTCGCGGGTAGCTGGCAGGAACGTTTTAACAATCAGCTCGGTCAGGTCGCACGTCGGCTTGCCGAGGAGCTGGCATTGCGTGAAATTAGTAGTATTGCCTACCTCGGTCAGATTGTGTACACCGCTGCTAACGCAGATACCGGTACGCCGTCCGTTGTCGAGGCGATGACCCTGTGCGATGCGGAGGGACTGGCAGCCGCAGTACGTGGTCTCTGGATGTTGGGGCAGATCAATGAAAATGTCTCGCTTGATCGATTGATTATTTTCGACGAGACGGGCACAACGTTACTCGATTGGGAACGGTCGCCAACTAGTGGAGAACCGGTACAGTATGCCAGCACAAATGTAGCCGGTTTGCTATCGATCGAAGAGGTGTTGCGCGCCGAGCAGACACCGAGCGGGGCAAATAATGTGCTTGGTGCGCCATACAGTGGGTTGATCGCCTTCCGCCGACCAGACGGTCGTGATGTCGTGCATTTTTTTACCGTTGCCCCTGTCTACACTCGTGCTGGGGAAGGTGAGACTGCGCGGTTACTTGGCGGCGTTTTCATTGCCCAGCGCCTCGATCATATACTTATGACCCTGCAAGCACGGAGTCAGGCAGATGTCATCGCGATCCTCGCTAATGATGGTGCTGTACTGGTAACAACGACTCCGACGAATACGCAACCGGCGTTACGGCTGAAACCGGCTCAGATAGAAACACTTGTAGCGATGAACGAGCAAGGTAATTGCCTTGACATCGGGCTGCTAAGTGGCGAGACCGCGACAGCCGTACAACCGATGACGTTGTTATCCTGTTCACTCCTCACCACCGTCAGGTTGGATGAGCAAGAATATCAGCTTGTTTATGCACCGTTCCTGATTCGGGGGTCACAGTACGGTTACTTTGCCGCTGGCTTATCACGCGACGTGCTACTCAGTGTATGGACCGGTAGTCGGAACGTAGTGGTAGGGATCACAGTGGTATTGGTCGTAACGTCGGTGTTGGTTGGATATGGAGTAGCACGTCGAATCACCCATCCCATCGACGAGTTGGTTGCCGTAGCCGATGCGGTGAGTGCAGGAGATTTTGCCCAGCGTAGCAGTGTGCGTGACGAAAATGAGCTGGGGCGACTGGCGCTGGCGTTTAACCAGATAACCGCTATTCTGTTGCGTTTGTACGAAACGAGTCGCCAGCTCAACCAAGAACGACGGGTTGAGGCGGTCTTGCAGATTGCCACCACCAGTGCTGTCGATCTCGTGCCTGGGATCGAAGCGATGGCGTTGCTCCCAGGGCCGGCCGGTTGGAGTTTTCGGCTGCGACCCGCTGCGCCGTTGCCCTATGCGACACTGACTCGTTACCGGTGGACGGCATTGCCACCGCAAGAAGATCGGTTAACTGCTACCATCGAGGCGGTTTGCGCCGAGCATGGTATTGTTGGGTTATCGACCGTACCACTGCGTCGTGATCGGCAAATGGTCGGAATGTTGATATTTGCGCACACAGAGCAGGGGGTATCTGCTTCGGTGCTGCCACATATACAGGCAATTGCCGATATGACAGCGGTAACATTGGTAAACGCGATTGAGTATGAATTGGCGCAGCACGAGTCTGAACGGCAGCAGGCAATCCTTGCCGCGATAGACGATGGGGTGATCGTAAGCGATGCAGATGGGCGGATTATCTTGCTGAATACTGCCGCTGAACGGCTCTTGCAACCGATTGTCCCGGTACACGGTGAGCTGTTATTGCGCGATCTACCGCCGGAGATCAGGGTTTCTCATTCTGAACTATTTGGTCGTGCCGATCGTGTAATTGTAGTGGGGAAACGTTTTCTGACGGTGAGAAAGACACCGATGCGACAGTCAAATGGTGACGTCGTCGGTGAGGTAATGGTCCTTCACGACAGTACAAATGCGGTTCAACTTGATCGAGCTAAGACCGACGTGATCGCTACCGTTGCGCAAGAGTTGCGTTTTTTGTTGACAGACGTGCGCGATTACTTTGATCTCTTGCAGAGCACAAGCCATCAGTTTGACACCGAGCAGCGTCGCGCGTTGGGGAATGTACGACAACGTTTGCTCGACATAATTAATCTAGTCAACAACATGGCGCTGTTAGCTCAGCTTGAAGCCGGTCAAGTAAAAGTGCATCTGCAAGCAACGGAGTTAGCGCAACTCGTAGAGACAACTATCAGCCCGTTGCGCACAGTGTTTACCGAACGTGGTGTACAAATAACGCTGGCGCTGCCACTTGATTTACCGATGGTGATGGCCGATCGTGAATTGTTACAGCATGCGCTCTATCAGGTGTTGGATAATGCACGGCGCTATGTAACCCAAGGGCGCATACTGATCAGTGCCGGTGCAGAGGGTAATGATATTTGGCTTTCGATAAGTGATACCGGTCCCGCTATCCCAACCGATATAGTTGGTCGGCTGTTTACCCAATTTCAGCGAACACATGATAACTCGTCTCAACGTGGTGGATGGTTGGGATTACCCATTGCCCGTCGCTTGCTCGAGTTACAAGGTGGATCGATCAGTGTAAGGAGTATTTCCGGCCAAGGTAACGCTTTTACTATTTGTTTACGTCGTGTTGAGGAATAA